A stretch of the Perca flavescens isolate YP-PL-M2 chromosome 3, PFLA_1.0, whole genome shotgun sequence genome encodes the following:
- the mab21l1 gene encoding putative nucleotidyltransferase MAB21L1 — translation MIAAQAKLVYHLNKYYNEKCQSRKAAISKTIREVCKVVSDVLKEVEVQEPRFISSLSEMDNRFEGLEVISPTEFEVVLYLNQMGVFNFVDDGSLPGCAVLKLSDGRKRSMSLWVEFITASGYLSARKIRSRFQTLVAQAVDKCSYRDVVKMVADTSEVKLRIRDRYVVQITPAFKCTGIWPRSAAHWPLPHIPWPGPNRVAEVKAEGFNLLSKECYSLNGKQSSAESDAWVLQFAEAENRLILGGCRKKCLSVLKALRDRHLELPGQPLNNYHMKTLVSYECEKHPRESDWDENCLGDRLNGILLQLISCLQCRRCPHYFLPNLDLFQGKPHSALENAAKQTWRLAREILTNPKSLEKL, via the coding sequence ATGATAGCCGCCCAGGCAAAGTTGGTGTACCACCTCAACAAATACTACAACGAGAAATGTCAGTCTCGAAAAGCAGCCATCTCCAAGACCATCCGGGAGGTGTGCAAGGTGGTGTCGGATGTCCTGAAGGAGGTCGAGGTGCAGGAGCCCCGCTTCATCAGCTCTCTCAGCGAGATGGATAACCGTTTCGAGGGACTGGAGGTCATCTCGCCCACCGAGTTCGAGGTCGTGCTCTATCTCAATCAGATGGGAGTGTTCAACTTTGTGGACGACGGGTCTCTCCCGGGCTGCGCCGTGCTCAAGCTCAGCGACGGCCGCAAGAGAAGCATGTCTCTCTGGGTTGAATTCATCACAGCCTCCGGGTACCTCTCGGCGCGCAAGATCCGCTCGAGATTCCAGACCCTGGTGGCGCAGGCAGTGGATAAATGCAGCTACAGAGATGTTGTCAAAATGGTCGCTGACACGAGCGAGGTGAAGCTGCGCATTAGAGACAGATATGTGGTGCAAATCACGCCGGCTTTCAAATGCACTGGGATCTGGCCACGAAGCGCCGCGCACTGGCCTCTCCCTCACATCCCCTGGCCGGGACCTAACCGGGTGGCAGAAGTCAAAGCGGAAGGTTTCAATCTTTTATCCAAAGAGTGCTACTCCTTGAACGGCAAGCAGAGCTCCGCGGAGAGCgacgcctgggtcttgcagttcGCCGAGGCCGAGAACCGTCTCATCCTGGGCGGCTGCAGGAAGAAATGCTTGTCGGTCCTCAAAGCGTTGCGCGACCGTCACCTGGAACTGCCCGGACAACCCCTCAACAACTACCACATGAAAACTTTGGTTTCCTACGAGTGCGAGAAGCATCCCAGGGAGTCGGACTGGGACGAGAACTGCCTCGGCGACCGCCTGAACGGGATACTATTGCAGCTGATTTCATGTTTGCAGTGCAGAAGGTGCCCGCATTATTTCCTGCCTAATTTAGACCTGTTTCAAGGAAAGCCTCACTCTGCTCTAGAGAATGCAGCCAAACAGACTTGGCGACTGGCAAGAGAAATACTGACCAACCCCAAAAGCTTGGAGAAACTctga